One Candidatus Binatia bacterium DNA window includes the following coding sequences:
- a CDS encoding NAD(P)/FAD-dependent oxidoreductase has product MTEEHLDVLVVGAGISGIGAGYHLQKNCPGKTYAILERRENLGGTWDLFRYPGIRSDSDMYTLGYSFKPWTDPQAIADGSSILSYLNETASENGIDQKIRYGIHVKSASWSTEDARWTVEAESVGTGESCTFTCRFLFMCSGYYDYDKGYTPDFPGVDAFRGRIAHPQKWTEDIDYAGKRVVVIGSGATAVTLVPAMAKTAAHVTMLQRSPTYVVAAPGQDGMANRLREYLPAKLVYSLVRARNVLFMSFFFWLCRRYPAWAKKMLIQQVRDHLGADYDIEKHFTPRYNPWDQRVCLVPEGDLFKTLKSGEASVVTDHIETFTENGIRLTSGEELEADVVVTATGLNLQLLGGVDVTVDGELVKFSDSLTYKGMMFSDVPNLAMSIGYTNASWTLKCDLTCEFVSRLLNHMDAKGFDICCPRPRHAEVDLDPMLDFTSGYIQRSIDQFPKQAKSLPWKAYQNYMVDIWTVALGSLEDGALEFTRRPASTTRSENKNDRAA; this is encoded by the coding sequence ATGACCGAGGAACATCTGGACGTACTGGTCGTGGGCGCGGGGATTTCCGGGATCGGAGCCGGCTATCACCTGCAGAAGAACTGCCCGGGCAAGACCTATGCGATCCTCGAGCGTCGGGAGAACCTCGGGGGCACCTGGGATCTCTTTCGCTACCCCGGCATCCGGTCCGACTCGGACATGTACACGCTGGGCTACTCGTTCAAGCCGTGGACGGACCCGCAGGCGATTGCGGATGGGTCGTCGATCCTGAGCTACCTGAACGAGACCGCGTCGGAGAACGGCATCGATCAGAAGATCCGGTACGGCATCCACGTGAAGAGCGCATCGTGGTCGACGGAGGACGCTCGTTGGACCGTCGAGGCCGAGAGCGTCGGCACGGGTGAGTCCTGCACGTTCACGTGCCGCTTCTTGTTCATGTGCTCCGGCTACTACGACTACGACAAAGGGTACACGCCGGACTTCCCGGGAGTAGACGCGTTCCGCGGGCGGATTGCGCACCCGCAGAAGTGGACAGAGGACATCGATTACGCCGGAAAGCGCGTCGTCGTGATCGGGAGCGGGGCGACCGCGGTCACGCTCGTCCCCGCGATGGCGAAGACGGCCGCGCACGTGACGATGCTGCAGCGCTCGCCGACGTATGTCGTGGCCGCGCCGGGCCAGGACGGGATGGCGAACAGGCTGCGCGAGTACCTTCCCGCCAAGCTCGTGTACTCCTTGGTGCGCGCGCGAAACGTCCTCTTCATGTCGTTTTTCTTCTGGCTGTGCCGTCGCTACCCCGCGTGGGCCAAGAAGATGCTGATCCAGCAGGTCCGCGATCACCTCGGGGCCGACTACGACATCGAGAAGCACTTCACTCCGCGATACAATCCGTGGGATCAGCGCGTGTGTCTGGTCCCCGAAGGCGATTTGTTCAAGACGCTCAAGTCGGGTGAAGCGTCGGTCGTCACCGATCACATCGAGACGTTCACCGAGAACGGCATTCGGCTCACGTCGGGAGAAGAGCTCGAGGCGGATGTCGTCGTAACGGCGACCGGTCTGAATCTGCAGCTTCTCGGTGGGGTCGACGTCACCGTCGACGGGGAACTCGTCAAGTTCTCCGACAGCCTGACCTACAAGGGTATGATGTTCAGTGATGTGCCGAATCTGGCGATGTCGATCGGGTACACGAACGCTTCGTGGACGCTGAAGTGTGATCTGACCTGTGAGTTCGTCAGCCGGCTCTTGAACCACATGGACGCGAAAGGCTTCGATATCTGCTGCCCGCGACCTCGTCACGCAGAGGTCGATCTCGACCCGATGCTGGACTTCACTTCGGGTTACATCCAGCGCTCGATCGATCAGTTTCCGAAGCAGGCGAAGAGCCTACCGTGGAAGGCGTACCAGAACTACATGGTGGACATCTGGACAGTTGCGCTCGGATCGCTGGAGGATGGCGCACTCGAGTTCACGCGACGCCCCGCCTCCACGACCCGTTCCGAGAACAAGAACGATCGGGCTGCGTAG
- a CDS encoding alpha-hydroxy acid oxidase → MPIPILDTLRSVLRFRSFEWDPVVRRLNRCASVEDFRRIAQQRLPSGVFDYIDGAAEDERTLERNSAAFRALGFRPRVLREVGEPGYATTILGRDATMPLICSPTGFGRTAHSQGELAVARAAANAGIPYTLSTLSTRSIEDVAAVSSGSKWFQVYVWHDRELVKEMVERSAAAGYEALLLTVDTPVFGRRERDVRSGFSLPPKLGLDTILDGILHPGWTFDFLTAEPIIFANVVGREVGDGSTPVALAEYINTQFDPGLSWRDVEWLQSIWKGPIVLKGIQTVEDARIAADTGVSAVALSNHGGRQLDDAPTPLELLESVAGAVGDRVEVYCDGGVRRGSDVVKALALGARACMIGRAYLYALAAGGERGVDLLFGWLAEGIGRTLALTGAASVDDLSRELVEWRRPLSPE, encoded by the coding sequence ATGCCAATTCCGATCCTCGACACGCTACGCTCCGTCCTTCGGTTCCGTTCCTTTGAATGGGACCCGGTCGTCCGTCGGCTGAACCGGTGCGCCAGCGTCGAGGACTTCCGCCGGATCGCGCAGCAGCGGCTCCCGAGCGGCGTCTTCGACTACATCGACGGCGCGGCCGAGGATGAGCGCACCCTCGAGCGGAATAGCGCCGCTTTTCGCGCTCTCGGGTTCCGACCACGCGTCCTGCGGGAAGTGGGCGAGCCCGGGTACGCCACGACGATCCTCGGCCGCGACGCGACGATGCCCCTGATCTGCAGTCCCACCGGCTTCGGCCGCACCGCCCATTCCCAGGGAGAACTCGCCGTCGCCCGCGCCGCCGCCAACGCCGGCATTCCGTACACGCTCTCGACCTTGAGTACGCGCTCCATCGAAGACGTGGCCGCCGTCTCGAGCGGATCAAAGTGGTTCCAGGTCTACGTGTGGCACGATCGGGAACTCGTAAAGGAGATGGTCGAACGCTCCGCCGCAGCCGGGTACGAGGCCCTCCTGCTCACGGTGGACACCCCCGTGTTCGGACGCCGCGAACGCGACGTGCGAAGCGGCTTCTCACTCCCTCCGAAGCTCGGTCTCGACACCATCCTCGACGGCATTCTCCACCCTGGCTGGACGTTCGACTTCCTCACGGCGGAGCCCATCATCTTCGCCAACGTGGTCGGCCGCGAAGTGGGCGATGGCTCGACCCCGGTCGCCCTCGCCGAGTACATCAACACGCAGTTCGACCCCGGCCTCTCCTGGCGTGATGTCGAGTGGCTCCAGTCGATCTGGAAGGGGCCGATCGTTCTGAAAGGGATCCAAACCGTCGAAGACGCGCGCATCGCCGCGGACACGGGAGTCTCTGCCGTCGCCCTCTCGAACCACGGGGGCCGACAACTCGACGACGCGCCCACGCCGTTGGAACTCCTCGAGTCGGTCGCAGGCGCGGTCGGGGATCGCGTCGAGGTGTACTGCGACGGCGGCGTGCGACGAGGGAGCGACGTCGTAAAGGCGCTCGCCCTCGGAGCCCGGGCCTGCATGATCGGTCGCGCCTACCTCTACGCACTCGCCGCGGGAGGCGAGCGCGGCGTCGACCTGCTCTTTGGTTGGCTCGCCGAAGGGATCGGCCGAACCCTCGCGCTCACGGGCGCCGCATCGGTCGACGATCTCTCGCGGGAACTCGTGGAGTGGCGGCGGCCACTCTCCCCCGAGTGA